Proteins from a single region of Coleofasciculus sp. FACHB-1120:
- a CDS encoding ATP-grasp domain-containing protein yields the protein MNSTYDFQYFQGSSLSDLFAQDIADGRYAFILNYPATATWAAYPNNKKYFIQDGSSEATKTSFDKICQKEPWKNLAVLGDVLPGVIISSPAEALIDYWREHFGFSYDNIARIDCATYLDELSQMSISGESLRDRFDKLITLFPFDHLKPEKHAVNPDTHYRLLSKVALADLGIQCPKYKTYNLHQVSLEDIQLPQFPYLIKTSHGLSGEGTYIIKSASELNYCLHELRKYLEIKFVDTIIVSEFVKNEVQNYCVQFYVSKAGEITLIGTTTQLVTPEGNYLGGLIHYRETDMSKFFEMIAAVGKYAHQQGYFGVIGFDVLEDKDGQLYAIDANFRVNGSTPLCLQRHTLLGLGKEVAKYSSDYRMDGTLDSILATLKPELERKDFTILSALEKVKYGKIYTEIYGIVAGETTEEMQQIEQHLQDKGLHLVS from the coding sequence ATGAACTCAACATACGACTTTCAATACTTTCAGGGGAGTTCTCTTTCCGATCTGTTTGCTCAAGACATTGCAGATGGGCGGTATGCATTTATCCTAAATTACCCGGCGACTGCGACTTGGGCTGCTTACCCTAACAATAAAAAATACTTTATTCAAGATGGTAGTAGTGAAGCCACCAAAACTTCCTTCGATAAAATTTGCCAGAAGGAACCTTGGAAAAATTTGGCGGTGTTAGGCGATGTCCTTCCAGGAGTGATAATCAGTTCGCCAGCAGAGGCGCTGATTGACTATTGGCGGGAGCATTTTGGCTTCAGCTACGACAATATAGCGAGGATAGACTGTGCAACTTACCTCGATGAACTCAGCCAGATGAGTATTTCGGGAGAGTCGTTGCGCGATCGCTTTGACAAACTCATCACTCTATTTCCCTTCGATCATCTCAAACCAGAAAAACACGCTGTTAATCCGGATACCCACTACCGCTTGCTTAGCAAAGTAGCGCTAGCCGATCTGGGGATACAATGTCCAAAATATAAAACTTACAATCTGCACCAAGTTAGTCTGGAAGACATTCAGCTACCACAATTCCCATACTTGATCAAAACCTCCCACGGACTCTCAGGGGAAGGCACTTATATTATCAAAAGCGCTAGCGAGCTGAACTACTGCTTGCACGAATTAAGGAAATACCTAGAGATTAAGTTCGTGGATACGATTATTGTCTCGGAATTCGTCAAGAATGAAGTGCAGAACTACTGCGTGCAGTTCTATGTCAGCAAGGCTGGAGAGATTACGCTCATTGGTACTACAACGCAACTGGTCACTCCAGAAGGCAACTATTTAGGGGGACTCATTCACTACCGAGAAACCGACATGAGCAAGTTCTTTGAGATGATTGCTGCGGTTGGTAAGTATGCTCATCAACAGGGCTATTTTGGCGTGATTGGCTTTGATGTATTGGAAGACAAAGACGGACAACTTTATGCCATTGATGCCAATTTTCGAGTGAATGGCTCAACTCCACTCTGCTTGCAGCGCCATACTTTGCTGGGACTGGGAAAAGAGGTTGCTAAATATTCCAGCGATTATCGAATGGATGGGACATTGGACTCCATTCTTGCCACGTTGAAACCAGAACTGGAGCGCAAGGATTTTACGATATTGTCAGCTTTGGAAAAGGTTAAATACGGAAAAATCTACACCGAAATTTACGGAATTGTTGCTGGAGAGACAACTGAAGAAATGCAGCAAATCGAGCAGCATTTACAGGATAAAGGGTTGCACTTAGTCAGTTAA
- a CDS encoding isoaspartyl peptidase/L-asparaginase family protein: MTISIIVHGGAKTITEGKVEANHAGCLAAVEAGWTVLRSGGSAGEAVEAAIRVLETDQTFNAGFGATLNSEGEVELDAAMMEGDRLGWGAVAAVQGVRHPISVAHKIMDEKARLLVARSGERFAVEHGMEMCAKEDLISKEQQQEWEEEQEVIDRPNTVGCVALDASGTIVAGTSTGGTTGQPQGRVGDTALVGCGLYADNHLGGCSTTGDGESIIPVVLAKTAIDFLAGDAHPEEAAQKAIDTLVSKVEGEAGCILIDRQGRIGWSYNSSDMAVAYMTAEMDKPVAFIKKEEENNSKVASFESGTQQLPTPQLPAA, encoded by the coding sequence ATGACAATAAGCATAATTGTTCATGGTGGAGCAAAAACCATTACAGAGGGCAAGGTTGAAGCCAATCATGCAGGCTGCTTGGCAGCAGTAGAAGCAGGTTGGACAGTGCTTCGCAGTGGAGGCAGTGCTGGAGAAGCCGTTGAGGCAGCCATCCGTGTTCTCGAAACTGATCAGACGTTTAACGCCGGATTTGGTGCAACTCTCAACAGTGAAGGAGAGGTAGAGCTAGACGCGGCGATGATGGAGGGCGATCGCTTAGGTTGGGGAGCGGTAGCAGCAGTTCAAGGAGTGCGTCATCCAATCTCGGTGGCACACAAGATTATGGATGAAAAAGCGCGGCTCCTAGTGGCGCGGAGCGGCGAACGCTTCGCTGTTGAACACGGGATGGAGATGTGTGCAAAAGAAGACCTGATCAGTAAGGAGCAGCAGCAGGAGTGGGAAGAGGAGCAGGAAGTTATCGATCGCCCCAATACTGTCGGTTGTGTGGCTCTAGATGCTAGCGGCACCATAGTTGCTGGAACCTCCACTGGGGGCACTACAGGTCAGCCACAGGGTCGCGTTGGCGACACAGCCCTGGTTGGTTGCGGCTTATACGCTGATAACCACTTGGGCGGTTGCTCAACGACGGGTGATGGCGAGTCCATTATCCCAGTGGTTCTTGCCAAGACAGCGATTGATTTTTTGGCTGGAGACGCCCATCCAGAGGAAGCAGCACAGAAGGCGATTGACACTCTTGTCTCTAAGGTTGAAGGAGAGGCTGGCTGCATCCTGATAGACCGTCAGGGACGTATTGGGTGGTCGTACAACTCGTCTGACATGGCGGTAGCTTATATGACCGCAGAAATGGACAAACCAGTGGCGTTTATCAAGAAAGAAGAAGAAAACAACTCAAAAGTAGCATCCTTTGAGTCAGGTACACAACAGCTGCCGACGCCTCAATTACCAGCCGCATAA